The genomic region ATTCCCGGCCGGGTCGGGAGCTGTTTCAGAACCTCCGACGGATTGAAAACTGTGCCTTCAGGCATCAGAACTTCCGCGGGCTGGCGGGAAGGACAGCGCTGTAATCAACAATGCGTGCAAATACCCCGTGAAACATGACCTCCGTCAGGCGTCTCGTCTGGGTGTTGTAGCGGCTGCAGTGATAGGAATCGAACAGCCGCCGCCCGTCGGGAAGTGCGTGCTCCGCCCCGTGCGAGAAACCGTAATGCGCGGGGCGCAGGGACAGGGCGCGCAGGACCGCCAGGTGCGCGATGGTGCCGAGAGCGAGGATGGCGGCGTCGTGACGCAGGCTGCGCAGTTCCGCCCCGAGGTAGGAGTTGCACTGGGCGATCTCCGCGGGAATCGGTTTGTTCGCGGGCGGCAGGCATTTCACCGCGTTTGTGAT from Gammaproteobacteria bacterium harbors:
- a CDS encoding uracil-DNA glycosylase gives rise to the protein ITNAVKCLPPANKPIPAEIAQCNSYLGAELRSLRHDAAILALGTIAHLAVLRALSLRPAHYGFSHGAEHALPDGRRLFDSYHCSRYNTQTRRLTEVMFHGVFARIVDYSAVLPASPRKF